In Ctenopharyngodon idella isolate HZGC_01 chromosome 1, HZGC01, whole genome shotgun sequence, a single genomic region encodes these proteins:
- the LOC127505479 gene encoding NLR family CARD domain-containing protein 3-like has translation MISDPSISWRRKHRSDSPEPSGVSLKSNTSMKPPPVFSDKPVTSDPLFSKGGVLELIGSVPSSTPHYQTNIRQDNIEAVLQTHTLETGDLQKVKDQYKTSMKNKYGRLFEGTKLKENQTLLNRVYTQLYIIEGEREGVNEEHEVLQMEKTARTQHSKDTPIYCNDVFKASPEPECEEKDQIKTVLTKGIAGIGKTVSVQKFIMDWAEGKANQDVDFMFVLPFRELNLIRDYQYSLHRLLLDFHPELQDLDSKIYEECKVVFIFDGLDESKIRLIFSDAQKVSDMTEASSVGVLMSNLMKGELLPNALIWITSRPAAANQIPSKYINRLTEIQGFNEPQKEEYFRKKISDEHQASRIISHIRRARSLHIMCHIPVFCWISSTVLQKLLKEDLSAEIPQTLTEMYIHFLLIQINMKYQKYEESDPEKLLQSNREVIVKLAEVAFKQLMKGNVMFYEEDLRESSIDVTDASVYSGICTEIFKEESVIHQRKVYSFIHLSIQEFLAALYVFYYYVGKHVDTLHFFDVVHNLHREIVNKALESENGHLDLFLRFLLGISLESNQRLLQDLLTHTENSSESIRRTTQYIKEKIKDGHGLSTERSTNLFLCLLEVKDQSLSREIQEFVKSDKHSEKKLSPAHCSTIAYMLQMSEEVLDDLDLKKYNTSDEGRKRLIPVVINCTKALLAGCNLTAHDCEIVSSALQSLNSVLRELDLSNNDLQDSGVKLLSDGLKSPNCRLEILGLSGCMVTEEGCGYVSSALSSNPSYLRELDLSYNHPGQSGVQLLNDKLKDPNYKLQKLNLKSGDPFRIKPGLRKYACDLTLDPNTAHTQLILSDENRKITYVKEHQPYPDHPERFENYEQVLCRETLTGRCYWEVERTGSCHVAVTYKGISRKGGGDCWFGYKSWNLFCTVNGFTVWHNNVSSNIPAPTPLSNRVGVYVDMSAGTLSYYSVSDTYTLTHLHTFNTTFTEPLYAGFRVYDSELSLCQI, from the exons tatcAGTTGGAGGAGAAAACATAGATCAGACTCTCCAGAACCCAGTGGTGTGTCTCTGAAGAGTAACACATCCATGAAGCCACCCCCTGTATTCAGTGATAAaccagtgacctctgaccctct TTTCAGCAAGGGAGGGGTACTTGAGCTGATTGGATCTGTGCCATCCTCTACACCCCACTATCAGACTAACATCAGACAGGACAACATTGAAGCAGtcctgcagacacacacactggagACTGGAGACCTACAGAAAGTCAAAGATCAGTACAAAACCAGCATGAAGAACAAGTATGGGAGATTATTTGAGGGAACCAAACTCAAAGAGAATCAAACCCTCCTGAACAGGGTCTACACACAGCTCTACATCatagagggagaaagagaaggagtgaatgaagaacatgaggttttacagatggagaaaacaGCCAGAACACAACATTCAAAAGACACTCCAATCTACTGCAATGACGTCTTTAAAGCCTCACCTGAACCAGAATGTGAAGAGAAAGACCAAATCAAGACTGTTCTTACTAAAGGCATCGCTGGAATTGGAAAAActgtctctgtgcagaagttcattaTGGACTGGGCTGAGGGAAAAGCCAATCAAGATGTAGATTTCATGTTTGTGCTTCCATTTCGAGAGCTAAACTTGATCCGAGATTATCAGTATAGTCTTCACAGACTTCTGCTGGACTTTCATCCTGAACTTCAAGATCTGGACTCAAAGATTTATGAGGAGTGTAAAGTTGTGTTCATATTTGATGGTTTGGATGAAAGCAAAATCAGACTGATATTTTCAGATGCTCAGAAAGTTTCTGATATGACTGAGGCTTCATCAGTGGGTGTGTTGATGTCAAACCTCATGAAAGGAGAGCTGCTTCCCaatgctctcatctggatcacctccagaccagcagcagccaatcagatccccTCCAAATACATCAACCGTCTGACAGAAATTCAGGGATTCAATGAGCCTCAGAAGGAGGAATATTTCAGGAAGAAAATCAGTGATGAGCATCAAGCAAGCAGAATCATCTCACACATCAGAAGAGCAAGAAGCCTccacatcatgtgccacatacccgtcttctgctggatctcatccACTGTGCTTCAAAAGCTCCTGAAAGAAGATCTAAGTGCAGAAATCCCTCAAACTCTGACTGAAATGTACATCCACTTCCTGCTGATTCAGATCAACATGAAATATCAGAAGTATGAAGAGAGCGATCCAGAGAAACTCCTGCAGTCCAACAGAGAAGTGATTGTAAAACTTGCTGAAGTGGCTTTTAAACAGCTGATGAAGGGCAATGTGATGTTCTATGAGGAGGACCTGAGAGAGAGCAGCATAGATGTCACTGACGCCTCAGTGTATTCTGGGATTTGCACTGAGATCTTTAAGGAGGAATCTGTGATTCATCAGAGGAAAGTCTACAGCTTCATTCATCTGAGCATCCAGGAGTTTCTTGCTGCTCTCTATGTGTTTTACTATTATGTAGGGAAACATGTTGACACATTGCATTTCTTTGATGTAGTGCATAATCTGCATAGGGAAATAGTCAATAAAGCCCTTGAGAGTGAGAATGGACACCTGGATCTGTTCCTGCGGTTCCTGTTGGGCATCTCGCTGGAGTCCAATCAGAGACTCTTACAGGAtctactgacacacacagagaacagctcAGAGAGCATCAGGAGAACCACACAGTACATTAAAGAGAAGATCAAAGATGGGCATGGACTCTCCACTGAAAGATCCACCAATCTGTTCCTATGTCTGCTGGAAGTCAAAGATCAGAGTCTGTCCAGAGAGATTCAGGAGTTTGTGAAATCAGACAAACACTCAGAGAAGAAACTCTCTCCTGCTCACTGCTCAACAATCGCCTACATGCTTCAGATGTCAGAGGAGGTGCTGGATGATCTGGACCTCAAGAAATACAACACATCCGATGAGGGTAGAAAAAGACTGATACCAGTTGTGATCAACTGCACAAAAGCCCT ACTTGCTGGCTGTAATCTCACTGCTCACGATTGTGAAATTGTGTCATCAGCTCTACAATCCTTGAACTctgtcctgagagagctggacctgagtaacaatgacctacaggattcaggagtgaagctgtTGTCAGATGGACTGAAGAGTCCAAACTGTCGACTTGAGATACTGGG GTTGTCAGGCTGTatggtgacagaggaaggctgtggatatgtgtcttcagctctgagttcaaacccctcatacctgagagagctggatctgagctacaatcacccaGGACAATCAGGAGTCCAGCTGCTCAACGACAAACTGAAGGATCCAAACTATAAACTGCAGAAACTCAA TTTGAAGAGTGGAGACCCTTTTAGAATCAAACCAGGACTGAGAAAAT ATGCCTGTGATCTCacactggatccaaacacagcaCACACTCAACTCATTCTGTCTGATGAGAACAGAAAGATAACATATGTGAAAGAGCATCagccgtatcctgatcatccagagagatttgaaaACTATGAACAGGTGCTGTGTCGAGAGACTCTGAccggacgctgttactgggaggttGAACGGACTGGCTCTTGTCATGTAGCAGTGACATATAAAGGAATCAGCAGGAAAGGAGGGGGTGACTGTTGGTTTGGATACAAATCCTGGAATCTCTTCTGCACTGTTAATGGATTCACTGTCTGGCACAATAATGTAAGCAGTAATATACCAGCCCCTACACCCCTGTCTAATAGAGTTGGAGTGTATGTGGATATGTCGGCCGGCACTCTGTCCTACTATAGCGTCTctgacacatacacactcacacacttacacacattcaaCACCACATTCACTGAACCCCTCTATGCTGGATTTAGGGTTTATGATTCTGAACTGTCTCTGTGTCAGATTTAA
- the LOC127511353 gene encoding caspase b-like: MSEAVFSAQPPVQQETRNAPVSVEEQPIQSDWKRPHCITPSSQEFKNRLLTEKRNDIYIPKDKSQRKRLALLITNIQFSNEEDNRYGAEKDEANMEWLLTALGYRVEKYRNLSGWQIDAAVRNFAASPGHRDSDSTFVVLMSHGDIIQNKDAILGVNYHRQRNPKDYFFVDDIFTHLNSVNCPALIDKPKVILIQACRGGNLGGVEIQSDAIVHIEKDFVCFKSCLPDIVAYRNILEGSYFICYILEVFCKLAHIDDIMELFRRVTSCMATDPRFRQSESKLMPCIDRTSLPKKFYLFPGL, from the exons Atgagtgaagctg TGTTTTCAGCTCAGCCGCCTGTACAGCAGGAGACCAGAAATGCTCCAGTGTCTGTGGAGGAGCAGCCCATCCAGTCCGATTGGAAGAGACCACACTGCATTACTCCATCTAGCCAAGAGTTTAAGAACAGACTTCTTACAGAAAAGAGAAATGAC atttatatACCAAAGGACAAGTCTCAGAGGAAACGTTTAGCACTACTGATCACCAACATACAATTCAGCAATGAAGAGGACAACAGGTACGGAGCAGAGAAAGATGAGGCGAACATGGAGTGGCTGCTGACAGCTTTGGGTTACAGAGTTGAGAAATACAGAAATCTCTCTGGATGG CAAATAGATGCTGCAGTCAGGAACTTTGCTGCATCTCCCGGCCATAGAGACTCGGACAGCACCTTTGTGGTTCTGATGTCTCATGGGGACATAATCCAAAATAAAGATGCCATTTTAGGTGTCAACTATCATCGCCAGCGAAACCCCAAAGATTACTTCTTTGTTGACGACATCTTCACCCATCTGAATTCAGTGAATTGTCCTGCTCTGATTGATAAACCAAAGGTTATTCTGATCCAAGCCTGCAGAGGAG GTAACTTAGGAGGTGTGGAAATACAGTCAGATGCCATTGTGCACATTGAGAAAGACTTTGTCTGTTTTAAGTCCTGCCTCCCTG ATATCGTTGCATACAGGAATATTTTGGAGGGAAGTTATTTTATCTGTTACATACTGGAGGTGTTCTGTAAACTGGCTCATATTGATGACATTATGGAGTTGTTCAGGAgg GTCACCTCATGCATGGCGACAGACCCACGATTCAGACAATCAGAGAGTAAACTAATGCCGTGTATTGACAGGACATCCCTTCCAAAGAAATTCTACCTGTTCCCTGGACTCTGA